A single genomic interval of Melanotaenia boesemani isolate fMelBoe1 chromosome 4, fMelBoe1.pri, whole genome shotgun sequence harbors:
- the cct4 gene encoding T-complex protein 1 subunit delta yields MPEAMAAPRPSNAGKNKGGAYVDRDKPAQIRFSNISAAKAVADAIRTSLGPKGMDKMIQDEKGDVTITNDGATILKQMQVLHPAAKMLVELSKAQDIEAGDGTTSVVVIAGALLDACSKLLQKGIHPTIISESFQKAVDKGIEVLTAMSRPVELSDRETLLNSATTSLCSKVVSQYSSLLAPMSVDAVMRVIDPGTATGVDLHDIKIIKKLGGTIDDCELVDGLVLTQRVASTGVTRVEKAKIGLIQFCLSPPKTDMDNQIVVSDYAQMDRVLREERAYILNLVKQIKKAGCNVLLIQKSILRDALSDLALHFLNKMKIMVVKEVEREDIEFICKTIGTKPIAHIDHFTPEMLGTAELAEEVSLDGSGKLVKITGCSSPGKTVSIVVRGSNKLVIEEAERSIHDALCVIRCLVKKRALIAGGGAPEIELAVRLAEYSRTLGGMEAYCVRAYGDALEVIPSTLAENAGLNPISTVTELRNRHAQGDKMAGINVRKGGISNILEELVVQPLLVSVSALTLATETVRSILKIDDVVNTR; encoded by the exons ATGCCAGAAGCCATGGCTGCACCGAGACCCTCAAACGCAGGCAAAAACAAAGGTGGGGCGTATGTGGACCGCGACAAGCCGGCCCAAATTCGCTTCAGTAACATTTCTGCTGCCAAAG ctgtTGCTGATGCCATCAGGACAAGTTTAGGACCCAAAGGGATGGACAAAATG ATCCAGGATGAGAAAGGCGATGTGACCATTACCAATGATGGGGCCACCATATTGAAACAGATGCAGGTGCTCCACCCTGCAGCCAAAATG CTGGTGGAGCTGTCCAAAGCTCAGGATATAGAGGCTGGTGATGGCACCACCTCTGTAGTGGTGATTGCTGGAGCTCTGCTGGACGCCTGCTCCAAACTGCTGCAGAAAG GGATCCACCCCACCATCATCTCGGAGTCGTTCCAGAAGGCTGTGGATAAGGGCATCGAGGTGCTGACGGCCATGAGCCGGCCGGTGGAGCTGAGTGATCGTGAAACGCTGCTCAACAGTGCCACCACATCACTTTGCTCCAAGGTGGTGTCTCAGTACTCCAGCCTGCTGGCTCCCATGAGTGTGGACGCTGTGATGAGAGTCATCGACCCGGGCACAGCCACCGGTGTTGACCTGCATGACATTAAAATCATCAAGAAGCTTGG AGGGACCATTGATGACTGTGAGCTGGTGGACGGCCTGGTGCTCACTCAGAGGGTGGCCAGTACTGGTGTAACCCGGGTGGAGAAGGCTAAGATTGGCCTCATCCAGTTCTGTCTGTCGCCTCCCAAAACGGAT ATGGACAACCAGATCGTGGTATCGGACTACGCCCAGATGGACCGCGTGCTGCGGGAGGAGCGTGCCTACATCCTCAACTTGGTAAAACAGATTAAGAAAGCTGGCTGCAACGTGCTGCTCATCCAGAAGTCCATCCTAAG AGATGCTCTGAGCGACCTTGCTCTGCACTTCCTGAACAAAATGAAGATCATGGTGGTGAAAGAAGTCGAGAGGGAGGACATTGAGTTCATCTGCAAG ACTATCGGAACCAAGCCCATCGCCCACATTGACCACTTCACTCCAGAAATGCTTGGCACAGCAGAGTTGGCAGAGGAGGTCAGCCTGGACGGTTCTGGCAAACTGGTCAAG ATCACCGGCTGCTCCAGTCCTGGGAAGACTGTTAGCATTGTGGTTCGTGGCTCCAACAAGCTGGTGATTGAGGAGGCGGAGCGCTCCATCCATGACGCGCTCTGTGTCATCCGCTGCCTGGTCAAGAAGCG GGCTCTGATCGCTGGAGGTGGCGCCCCAGAGATCGAGCTGGCTGTGCGTTTGGCAGAGTACTCGCGCACCCTCGGTGGCATGGAGGCCTACTGTGTGCGGGCGTACGGCGATGCCCTGGAGGTAATACCCTCAACTCTCGCTGAGAACGCCGGCCTAAATCCCATCTCCACGGTGACGGAGCTTCGCAACAGGCATGCACAGGGAGACAAGATGGCTGGCATCAATGTCCGCAAG GGAGGGATCTCCAACATCCTGGAGGAGCTGGTGGTGCAGCCTCTCCTGGTCTCCGTCAGTGCGCTGACCCTGGCCACAGAAACCGTCCGTAGCATTCTCAAGATCGACGACGTG GTCAACACTCGATAA